Within Sander vitreus isolate 19-12246 chromosome 23, sanVit1, whole genome shotgun sequence, the genomic segment GTCGaccccttttttccccccaccgtGACGTTCCCAGgtgccgcgtgtgtgtgtgtgtgtgtgtgtgtgtgtgtgtgtgtgtgtgtgtgtgtgttttcgccgaagactgaagaaaaaaacacattatcaaAGATTGTTTACCTGGAGTTTTTCTGTGGCCCGTGATTACGGCTTCTCCAGTAACGGGATGCAGCCAGGTTGTGCTCTTCGCTTCTTCGCTGTTGGTGGAAGAAAAACGGGGGGGAAAGGTGAACACAGAACCCGAAAAAAGACAAACAGGGGAAAATGCGTCGGAGAAATAAGCAGTGCATATCCATAAATCCATGTGTCCGCGTGATATTTACTTGATAAAGAATATGCGTCCATCCCGAGTCACCCCGTAACTCCAGGCAGAGGGAAGGCAGGAGAGCCAGTC encodes:
- the plekha5 gene encoding pleckstrin homology domain-containing family A member 5 isoform X8, whose amino-acid sequence is MAADPKPDWLSCLPSAWSYGVTRDGRIFFINEEAKSTTWLHPVTGEAVITGHRKTPDLPTGWEEGYTFEGARCFIK
- the plekha5 gene encoding pleckstrin homology domain-containing family A member 5 isoform X7; the encoded protein is MAADPKPDWLSCLPSAWSYGVTRDGRIFFINEEAKSTTWLHPVTGEAVITGHRKTPDLPTGWEEGYTFEGARCFIKDLRSS
- the plekha5 gene encoding pleckstrin homology domain-containing family A member 5 isoform X5; the encoded protein is MAADPKPDWLSCLPSAWSYGVTRDGRIFFINEEAKSTTWLHPVTGEAVITGHRKTPDLPTGWEEGYTFEGARCFINKGAAGHSVLWTVG
- the plekha5 gene encoding pleckstrin homology domain-containing family A member 5 isoform X6; this encodes MAADPKPDWLSCLPSAWSYGVTRDGRIFFINEEAKSTTWLHPVTGEAVITGHRKTPDLPTGWEEGYTFEGARCFIKFDGLTGE